A genomic segment from Vicugna pacos chromosome 17, VicPac4, whole genome shotgun sequence encodes:
- the TCTA gene encoding T-cell leukemia translocation-altered gene protein, with the protein MAEPWSGQSLQTLSATVLGALGALGSEFLREWEAQDMRVTLFKLLLLWLVLSLLGIQLAWGFYGSTVTGLYHRPGLGGQNGSTPDGSTHFPSWETAANEPLKTHRE; encoded by the exons ATGGCGGAGCCTTGGTCTGGACAGTCTCTGCAGACTCTGTCGGCCACGGTGCTGGGCGCCCTGGGCGCCCTTGGCAGCGAGTTCCTGCGGGAGTGGGAGGCGCAGGACATGCGCGTGACTCTCTTCAAGCTGCTGCTGCTTTGGTTGGTGTTAAGTCTTCTGGGCATCCAGCTGGCGTGGGGGTTCTACGGGAGTACGGTGACCGGGTTGTATCACCGCCCAG GTCTGGGCGGCCAGAACGGATCCACACCTGATGGCTCCACGCATTTCCCTTCCTG GGAAACAGCAGCAAATGAGCCTCTCAAAACCCACAGAGAATAA